The DNA segment TATTTCACTGGGAGAAGGCGCATTTTCTTCGTTGTAACCTGGAAGCGATTGATCATGCTTTTACGAGTGAGGAGAATAAGCGGTTACTTAGGGAGCAGTTGATAAAGGGGTATCAGTAAGCTGTTAGGTATTAGCTGTTAGCTTTTAGCATGTACCTTTGGTGGATGAAGAGCGCTATGGAGTATCTTGATCAGCGGTTCCCGCAATTTGAGCCGGCACTGAGGCAATTGCTGGCAGAACAATGTGTGGTTAAGTCATTACCTGCAGGTGAAAAGCTGATGCAGACAGGGCAATATTTCCGGTCTACGATGCTTATTGCAGAAGGCCGGGCCAAGCTGTACCGGGAAGGGGCTGATGGTGGTGAGTTCTTTATGTATTACCTGGAGCCGGGCCAGGCCTGCGCGCTTTCGATGATCTGCGCTACCCGTCAGCAGACCAGTGAAGTGATGGCCGTTGCCGAAGAAGATACCGTCGTATTGTTGATGCCCATTGGTTTGATGGATGAACTGATGCACGATTATAAAAGCTGGTATTATTTTGTGATTGAAAGTTACCGCACCCGGTTTGAGGAACTGCTGGGCGTGATTGATAATGTGATTTTCAAAGGGATGGATGAAAGACTGGAGTTTTATCTCAAGAACCAGTATAAAAAGCTGCAGCGCCGCGAACTTCCTATTACTCACCAGGCAATAGCCAATGACCTCAATACTTCCCGGGAGGTTGTATCCCGGTTGTTAAAGAAGATGGAACAACAGAAACGCCTGGTCCTTTACCGTAATTATATTGAATGGCTGGGATAGCCTTGTGTGACAATTGTCACTGTACAGTTGTATAACCCTTGCCATCTTTGCCTTGTAAAATGAAAGGTATATGATGGTCATGGGATATATGGCGGCTGCGCTGATCGGTGTTTCCCTCGGACTTACAGGCGGCGGGGGATCTATTCTTACAATGCCTGTACTGGTGTATCTTTTTGGTATCAGCCCTGTTATTGCGGCTGCTTATTCCCTTTTTATTGTGGGTTCTTCCAGCCTGGTAGGCGCTGCCGGTAAGATAAGGCAGCAATTGGTAAGTTACCATGCTGTGCTGTATTTTGGCGTCCCTTCTTTGCTGACCGTATTTGTAACCCGCAAATGGCTGATGCCTGCATTGCCGGAAGTGTTTTTTACCCTGTACGGCTTTCCTGTTACCAAGGCTGCTTTCACCCTGCTGTTGTTCAGCGTACTGATGCTGATGGCAGGCGTATCAATGATCCGCGACCAAGAGATAGCTATGGCGGATGATACTGCCCGTATACATCCGCTGCGTATAGGCGTGCAAGGAATGATTACGGGGTTGGTTACCGGGCTGGTGGGTGCAGGCGGAGGGTTCCTGATCGTACCCGCTTTGATGTGGATGCTGCGGCTGCCTGTTAAAACAGCCATCGGCAGTTCCTTGCTGATCATTGCCATTAATTCATTGGCGGGATTCGTGGGCGATGTAATGAATTATAGTATTGAATGGCCACTGGTGTTACCGGTAACCGGTATAGCTATAGCCGGCATTTTTATTGGCAATAGTCTGCAGCAGCATGTTTCCGCCGTTCATTTGAAAAAGGGATCTGGTTGGTTTGTGCTGGCGATGGGTATTTACATCATTATAAAGGAGTTATTTTTTAAGGCATGATAAAAGTCATGGTTTCCCGGCCGGGAAATAAACAATTTTGTATCTGAAACATTATAAAATAAAAAGGACTGTATGAAAATTGAACAGATATATACCGGATGTTTAGCGCAGGGCGCTTATTATATCCAATCGGGCAATGAGGCGGCTGTTATTGATCCGCTGCGGGAGGTGCAGCCTTATATTACAAAGGCGGCGGCCAATGGCGCTACGATCAAGTATATTTTTGAGACGCACTTTCATGCCGATTTTGTATCGGGGCATGTAGACCTTGCCAAAGCCACCGGCGCAACGATCGTATATGGTCCACTGGCCACACCGGCTTTTGCAGCACATATTGCTTCGGATAATGAGGTGTTCAGGATTGGTCAGGTAAGTATCCAGGTACTGCATACGCCGGGCCATACGATGGAATCCGCCTGTTACCTGTTGCATGATGAAGCGGGGAAGGCCGTTGCTTTGTTCTCCGGCGATACTCTTTTTATAGGCGATGTGGGCAGGCCCGACCTGGCGCAGAAAGCAGCCAATATGACGCAGGAGGATCTGGCAGGGACCCTGTTTGATTCCCTGCGTAATAAGATTATGCTACTGCCCGATGATGTGATTGTTTATCCCGCGCATGGGGCCGGTTCTGCCTGTGGAAAGAATATGGCCAAGGAAACTTCCGATACGCTGGGCCACCAAAAGCAATATAATTATGCTTTGCGGGCGGCTATGACCAGGGACGAATTCATAGCAGAAGTAACA comes from the Paraflavitalea devenefica genome and includes:
- a CDS encoding Crp/Fnr family transcriptional regulator, with product MYLWWMKSAMEYLDQRFPQFEPALRQLLAEQCVVKSLPAGEKLMQTGQYFRSTMLIAEGRAKLYREGADGGEFFMYYLEPGQACALSMICATRQQTSEVMAVAEEDTVVLLMPIGLMDELMHDYKSWYYFVIESYRTRFEELLGVIDNVIFKGMDERLEFYLKNQYKKLQRRELPITHQAIANDLNTSREVVSRLLKKMEQQKRLVLYRNYIEWLG
- a CDS encoding sulfite exporter TauE/SafE family protein, giving the protein MMVMGYMAAALIGVSLGLTGGGGSILTMPVLVYLFGISPVIAAAYSLFIVGSSSLVGAAGKIRQQLVSYHAVLYFGVPSLLTVFVTRKWLMPALPEVFFTLYGFPVTKAAFTLLLFSVLMLMAGVSMIRDQEIAMADDTARIHPLRIGVQGMITGLVTGLVGAGGGFLIVPALMWMLRLPVKTAIGSSLLIIAINSLAGFVGDVMNYSIEWPLVLPVTGIAIAGIFIGNSLQQHVSAVHLKKGSGWFVLAMGIYIIIKELFFKA